TACAATCGGATATATTCGTTTCAATGTCCGGCTTTAATAATCTCAACAAGCATATCAAAACAGATAACTGGCTGGATTATAATGCATATACTTTTGTGTTGCTTTCCAAAGGCAGCAGCCGCGCATTGCTCGACCGTGCAATATTACAGGTAGCTCAGGATAACCAAAAAAACGTCGCATTCAAGGATATTAAAGGACATCGTTTCCGCAGCCAGCTGCTCGGGGAGATTTCTCCTGACACCGAAAGTCTGCTCAATAATCCGCACGTAGAGCCGCTTTGGAAGATCGGTGCCGGTTTGCTCATTCCGCTGGTTGTTATTTTGCTAGCCGGTTTCAATTATGTCAATCTCACATTAACGCGTTCGCTGAGCCGGGGGAGGGAAGTGGGTGTACGCAAAGTGGCGGGCGCCAAACGCTGGCAGCTTGTTACGCAATTCCTGACCGAAACCATCGTAATCGCCTTTTTTGCCCTGGGTATCGGGTACATGGGGCTGTTGTTTATTCAATCGTATGTGCATGTGCGATGGCTGCATTTCGAAGTCAGCCAAACACATGTGCTCTGGATTTCTTTCATCGTCTTCACACTACTGACCGGGATCCTCGCGGGGATATTGCCTGCCCGGATCCTCTCTTCTTACGAGCCTGCCCGCATTATCAAAGGTGAAATAGGTCCGGCGGGCCTGGGGAAGATCAGTTTCCGTAAATCGCTGGTCGTGATCCAGTTTGTAGTGGCGCTGGTTTTCATGACTTTCGTGGGCATTTCCAATAGCCAATTTGAATATATGGCTACTGATAATGAGAATTTTACCCGGAGAGATATTCTCAATATCCCCCTTTCATCCGGCAATTTTAAGTTGCTGGCCAACGCAATCGGTAAGCAGGCCGACGTGGAGCGGATCGGGCTGGCTTCGGCTACATTAAATGAAGGTGCAGGAAAAGCTAAGATCAGCAGGATAGGGACGAAATCTGCGATAGCATCGCAGGAAACCTATATTTATGCAGCTGATGCCAATTTTATAGCCAATATGGAGCTGAAATTTGTGGCAGGCGAAAATTTACCGGAGCCTTCCACAGATACTTCCGTTCATTTTGCGGTGATCAACGAGCATGCGGCCGGTATGCTTGGTTTTAAAAATCCGAAAGACATTGTCGGACATACTATTCGTCTGAATGAAAGCAATGTACAGGTTTCCGGGGTGGTGAGAAACTTCTGTTTCATGCGGTACGAGCTGCCCGTCGCGCCGCTTGTCTTGGCTTATGATCCCGGGGAAATCAAGGTACTATCCCTGAAAATCGCGGCAGGCGCACCGAAAGAGCGGGTCGAGGCGGCACTTTCGAAGGTCTGGAAGCAATTTCATCCGCACGAATCGTTCGTATTTGCATGGTACGAGCAGCAATTATATGATAATTATGCCGATGGTGGCGACCAGCAGATTACGGGTATTATCGTACTGATCGTTTTTGTAATCGCCGCAATGGGGCTACTGGGAATGGTCACTTATACCACCGAAAAGCGGACCAAAGAAGTGGGCGTCCGGAAAGTGATGGGCGCGAGTGTGGCTCAGATCATGGCGCTGCTGTCGGGTGGTTTTGTACGGCTGATCCTCATTGCTTCGATTATCGCTTTACCGCTGGGTTACCTGCTGGGCGGACTTTTCCTTCAAATTTTCACCTACCACGTTTCACTCGGTCCGGCCGTTTTCTTTCAATGCGTCGCAACGCTGCTGCTCATCGGGCTGGGGACGATCGGCGTGCAGGCTTACCGGACTGCCAATACAAACCCGGCAGATACATTACGATCGGAATAGCAGACCATTGCCCGGCAATCGTTGCCCGGCATTCGTTGCCCGGCAGTCGCTGCCCGGCAGCGGTCTGTCCGGCTTTGTTTCCGCGGATCGTTTTTGCTTTCTTTGTTTCGATCTATTATCTCAACAAAACCGGAAAAACGTGCGAAAAATATTCCTGACCTTACTATTTGCTACCGCAAACCTGCTGGCTGCTTTTGCCCAGCAGCCCGTCGCAAAATTCAAAACGGATATTCCGCTCGACTCCATCCGGCTTAGCGATCCGTTTATCCTCGCCGACGAGAAAACTTCCATGTATTACATGACCGGAACCGGCGGAATGCTGTGGAAAAGCAAGGATCTCAAAAAATGGAGCGGCCCGTATAAAGTGATCGAAACGGACCCGAAATCGTGGATGGGACCGAGCCCGATGGTTTGGGCGGCGGAGTTACATGCGATTAAAGGCAGGTATTACAATTTTGCGACTTTCACCAATAAGGCGGTCAAAGTGGAGAAAGACCTGGAACGCCGCGCCAGCCACGTGTTGGTTAGCGACAAGCCCGACGGTCCTTATGTGCCGATGGACAAGCCGGTTTACCTGCCTGCCGACAAATTAACACTCGACGCTACAATATGGACCGAAAAAAACGGGAAGTCTTATATGGTATACTGCCACGAATGGTTGCAGAACGGAAATGGGACAGTCGAAAAAATCGAGCTGCTTCCCGACCTGAGCGGCACGACGGGCGAGCCTGAAATCCTGTTCCTGGCAAGCGACTCGCCATGGAGCCGGGAAAAAGATAAGGAAGGAAAAGACCGGCCTAACAAAGTAACTGACGGCCCGTGGCTGTTCCGCACGCAGACGGGAAAGCTGGGTATGTTGTGGACTAGCTGGATTTATGATGTTTATACACAGGGAGTTGCATATTCTGAAAGCGGCACGCTGGATGGACCGTGGATTCAGGAAAAAAAGCCAATTAATGATGCCAACTTCGGTCACGGCATGCTTTTCCGGACATTTGAGGGAAAACTGATTATGTCGCTGCACAGTCATAAAAGCGTAAATGGCCGCACGGTACGCGTGCCGCATTTGTTTGAGGTCGACGACTCGGGCGATAAAATTGTTGTTGGAAAACCATTTATTCCCTGATTGGACGCACCAGGTAAGCTATTGCATCAAGTAGATATTTAATAGGAAAAAATTTATTGTCTGAATTATAGACAATATAACTATTCCCGTTATATTGCTTCAATTTCATTCCATAAACAACAGTAATATGAAACGGACAAGCTTTATCTACGCAATTGCCTTCATGCTTTTCGCTGCGTTCAGCAGCCGCGCACAAACGGCTCCGGCTGATTTTTTTGCGGGGAAGTGGGAAATTCTGGTGGTAGGTACCCCAGATGGTGATTCTAAAATGGTTGCAGACCTGGTGCGGAACGGCGGGGTTTTGTCTGGCCAGCTTATTAACCAGAAGGATTCCACGGCTGAAAAAATTCCGGTTACCGTCACGGAAAGTGGCAACAAGCTTGCACTGGCATTTTTTACACAGGGCTACGATGTTACCATTGATCTTGAGAAAGTCGATGATGATCATCTGAAAGGAAGCCTGATGAATATGTTCGAGACGACAGCTAAAAGAATGAAATGAGTAACCCAACAGAAGATCCCGTGCGCTGACCCGCTGAATTCTTCTGCGGGCTGCACGGTTGATTTTTATGATATTTCAGTGGATTTGCGGTAGTTTTTTTAGATCATTTAAAATCAGTCTAAATACACGCTATTTTTGTTCCAAGTATCTTTGGACAAATCCACTGCGATGACGGCAGAAGAAGAAAAAATAGCGGTTCAGGGCGTGTCTGACGAAACACACTTCTGGCAATTTCCGGATTTCACAGCGCCAGGAATGGACAGTGTAATTGAAACGGGCTTGGTTTTCGATGATTCCAGGTGGAAGGGAGCGGGGAAAGAACTGACGATGGAAGGTGTTTATATCTGGTACGGAAACTTCCATGTACGCTCGGCCGAACCTTTACAGGTATGTATGTCCGGTTCACATGTGCAAATGATTTTCAGCCTTCAAAGCGTCACAACCTATTTTTCAGAAGCTGCTTCCAAGCCATTTGTCAGGTTTAAGCCACAACAGCATAACCTGTTCCTGCTTCCTCAAAAAGATATGCTGGTACAGTGGAAGCCGGAGGATAACGTGGAAGTATTTGCGATTAACCTAAGCACTGCGTTCTTTTTCAACAACCTGCCGGATACGCACCCGCTTTCTGCGCATTTTCAAAAAGGGATCAAAACAGTGCTGCCTGCTTTCATGAGCTGGCGAAACCTCCCCGTCACTTCCAGGATGATTTCTTCCCTGTTCGAGATCCTGAATTGTTCATACAACGGGTACCATAAAAGTCTCTTTATAAAAGGCAAAGTGATGGAGCTTCTGGCACTGCAGTTTGAGCAGTATGAAAAGCACCCGGTACCTGATATTACCATGGTACTCAAAGAATCGGATGTGGAAAAAATGCATCTGGCGCGCCGGATGATTGCCGCGAACCTGGAAAGGAGCTGGTCGTTGAAAGAGCTTGCGCATCAGGTCGGCACCAACGAGTATAACCTTAAAAAGCATTTCAAGGAAGTTTTCGGCAAGCCCGTTTTCAGTTACCTGCACGATCTCAGGATGGAAACTTCCATGCAGATGTTGCAGCAGCCCGGCACCAAGATATCGGAGATCTCACAAAAAACGGGTTACAAGAATCCGACGCATTTTACCGCTGCATTTAAAAAGTATTACCGGGTACTGCCTAATAAAATCCGCATTGGCGTGCTCAATCTGGTCCATTTTTCGGAATACCTGGGCCAGCTCTTCACCGAGTTCGCCGAGCGTGCTACGGCTTTGGAGTCGGTTCCACTATGATTGTCATCGCATGAGCATGATTATTTAAGTTCTCATTTCTGATGCCTGCCGGCAGTGGGCAATCGTAAACGGGGATCTTGAAATGAGTTTGACAAAAATAGCCATCATTGGCGGCGGAGCGTGTGGCATATCGGCATTCATAGAGCTGTTTCTTCAATTCAGGATAGCGCAAAAACATCGGGAAATCAGTATTACGATCATTGAGGAGAATGAGGAAGTAGGCAAAGGACTTGCATTCGGGACGAAACAACCGGGTCATATTCTCAACACCCAGGCTGACCTCATGGGAATCCATTTTACCGAACCCGAACATTTTAGTGACTGGCTGATTGAACATGATTCCAGGGTAGGCAACGAGGTTGTCGACAATCAGGGTGAAAACCGGGCTTTTACTACCAGAAGACTCTATGGCGATTATTTGCAAGAACAGTTCGAGCACTATTTTCAGCTGGCGAAATCGGAGGGGATGGATGTGGCGGTGCTGCACGCCAGCGCTAAAAATGTAGCGAAATGTAAAGAAGGTTTTGAGATCAGCTTCTCGGGCAGCGAAACCTGCTCATGCGATGTACTGATACTTGCGCCGGGTACGCCTGTCGCCAACAATTACCCGCATCTTGACCAGAAGGAAAGTTACTTCGGCTCTCCCTGGCCTTCGGCGCCCATTCTCGACAAAATTCCAAAAAGTGCGGATGTAGGCATCCTGGGTTCGAGCCTGAGCGCAATTGATGCACTGATGACCCTGACCGATAATGATTACAAAGGAAAAATCACTTGCTACTCTCCCGATGGACTGATGCCGAGGGTGCAGCCCGAGCATCAGGAAATGATCGAATGCAAATTTCTTACTCTGAAAAAGCTGCACGAAATCCAGCGAAACTACCTGCGGAACCCCACGGTAAAAGAGATTTTCAGACTTTTTATGCAGGAAGCGGAGGAATATGCGGGTGGGAAAATTGATTGGAAAGCTACAAAAAGAACTGGAAAACCCGCTGGGGAACTTCTTAGGGAGGATATCAGGATCGCAAAAAACGGCGGGGACGCACTCATTAATGTACCTTATTCGCTGAGGTACGAAAGCTCCGACATGTGGAAATGGCTGGACGAAGCGGAAAAGCTGAAATTCAAAAAATGGTTTGGCGCTTATTGGGGCATTAGCAGGCATTGTATGCCGCTGGTGAATGCGGAACGTATCGATCAGCTTTTTGAAAGCCGGCAGTTGAAGGTTATCCCCGGCTTGAAGGAAGTAGCCTATGATGAGAAGCAGGAAGGATTTGTAATGAGCTGCGAAAATGGACCCCCATCATTTGAAAAATACCTGATCAATGCAACCGGTCCTGCTTCGTCGGTTAAAATGATGAAATCGGAGCTGATGCAGCATCTTGCAAAAGATGGTCTGGTAGAAGCAGAGGATGCAGGCGGGATCAAGATCAATACTGAAACCATGCAGGTGATTGCCGGTAAAAAAGTCTACCCCAATTTTTATGCGGTCGGCCATATCACGAACGGCTTGCTGCTCGATGTGAATGCGGTCTGGTTCAATGTGAAAATGATCGGCAATTTATCTCGTCACCTTACCAGCCAGATCATTGGAAACCCTTCTTAAATTATACAAAGAGCTGCTGCCGGTGATGGCTTTTATACCCGCCGGTTACCTGATCAGTAAAAAGTTTGATTTCAATTCGGATTATGTCAGTAAGCCGCTGATCAATGTACTGCTGCCGCTGCTGGTTTTTACCAACATGCTGGATGCAGAGCCGTCGAAGTTGCTCGTTTTGCCTATTTTGACATTCCTGCTGGCATTCGGAATGAATTACGCAGCGAAAATGGTGCAGAACAGGCTCGCTAATGAAACCGATCCGCTGATATTGAGGAGTTCCTTTTCCTTTTTCAATATCGCTTTTTTCGGTATTCCGACGGTCACGGCTCTTTTCGGCGAAGATAAGGTGAGTATGCTGATCTGCATTTACCTCGGCTCGGCGCTTTATGGCGACACGATCGGCTATTACCAGGTAGCAAAAACAAAATACGATTCCCGCAAGGCACTGAAAGAGATGCTGAGCATCCCTTTCCTGTATGTCTTCGTCGCCGGGGTGATCTGTAAAATGACGGGATTGAAAACGCCGGAATTTGTCAAACCTGCGTTGGGTGTAGTCAGCTTTGCAGTTTCGGCGGCGGGGATGATGATAGTCGGGTTTCAGTTGGCCAATGTCAATTTTAAAGACGTGAAACTGCCTTATTTTTTCAAATTGCTCAGTTTTCGCACCGTTGCGGCGGCCGTCATTCTGACGGTTATCGCATTGCTGGCGTCCTTAATTGCCAAAGATCTGGAAGAGGAGGATTACAAAATGCTCGCGCTCGTGCCCCTTTTTCCAGTCGCCGCCAATGTGACGGTATTCGCTGCATTCCTGAAAGCCGACGAAGAGCAGTCGTCCATCCTGGTTTTCCTGTCCATGCTGCTGTCCGTGGTACTGGTATCCGGGGCTACTTTTGTTTTGATGTGAGTAAAGATTCCAATTTTTTGATGCTATCCTGTTTTTTACACACCGGAGTACTTAGCTGCATCTTTGATTTTAAAAAGCATACTGCCGGCATTTCAATGCGGAAGGTGATCACCCAGGCAAAAGTCATACAAAGAGAGATGGTGATAAAGAGTGCGGGATAGATGTTTAAATTTCCAAATTTCCCGAGCCATTCGATTATCCTGAGGCCGATATATTGGTGGATAAGATACAGGCAATATGATATTTTGCCAAGAAAGATCAGGGCACGTATTTTCAAAAATTCAAGTCTGTCACTAACAAAAAGAAGAAACAGTAGGTGAAAGGCAGTAATGATTAAGCAATGTTCATTGAGGCTTAAAAAATCTCTCGAATGCCCCCCTTTATCATGTAAATAAAACGATGCTGTCGCTGATGTTACAAGGTATACAGCGTGTTTGAAGCTCCAACCTGACTTTTTAATGTAATAAAAAATAATCCCGGAATAGAAGAGGGGAAAGTGATTCACTATCTGTATCTTCTGTATGATAAATTGGTAAAAATCAGGATATTGAATACTGTTAAGGTGAAAGGAAATAATGGCTGTCAGAACGATCAGTCCTGATTCTGCAATATATTTTACACTGCCGGATCGCATGATCGCCGCCATCCAAAAATAAAATGTAAGCTCAATGACAAGTGTCCAGTAGGAGCCGTCGAGGTATTCCACGCCGAAAAAATTAGGGGCCATCGTTGCGTTGGCAAGCAACTCTTTGGTTCCGGTATTCTCGGGTTCATCATATTTTTTAAATAAAAAAGTAACAAAGGCGCAGATCCAGAATGTCGGATAAAGTCTTACAAATCTTGCAATAGCAAATTCTCGAACGGAATTCGCCTTGGAGGCGCTCAGCAGAATTACAAAACCACTGATCATAAAGAAAAGATCGACGCCTGTCACGCCAAATCTAAATTGCCATCCCAACAGTAATTTATTGGCATTAATTGTGAAATGGAACAACATTACGCCGAAGGCCGCTATGCCTCTTAATGCATCCAGTTCCTGAAATCTGTGTGGGGATGAGGTTGTAGTGTGTGTAAAGGCTTGCATAAAACCGGCCGCCTTGGAGTTATGTGTACTTCACATACGTCCAGCGTACAACCAAACAAAAGCATTCTTCCACAGCAGAAGCCTTTTACTTTGCGACCGGCTGGTACCAATTATTTTTCGATTTCCAGGTTCGTAACCAATATTTAGCACAAAAAGCCTGAATGTCACATTCCAGGCTTTTTGATTAACTAAAAAACGCTTCTTCTATTTACGGTCAATTCCAGCCGCCACCCAATGCGCGATAGATATTGACCGTTGCATTCATTTGCTGCATCTTGGTTTCTATCAGGTCGAACCTGGATTCCAGGGCGTCGCGCTGGGTTAGCAATACTTCCATGTAATCGGCTCTCGCTGAGGAGAAAAGTCGGTTTGATATAGTGATCGAAGTGGAAAGCGCCTGTACTTCCCGGGATTTGGTGTCATAACTTTTTTCCAGGTTGCTGATCTTCGACAGCTGATTTTGTACTTCAATATAGGCGTTCAAAATCGTTCTCTCATAGTTGTAAACAGCCTGGATCTGGCGCGCATTGGCGTTGGCGTAAGCTGCCCTGATCGCATTTTTGTTGATCAGCGGGCCGGCCATATCACCAATCAGCGAAGCGATCAGCGATTCGGGCAGTCGGGTCAGGAACACCGGATTAAATGCCTGTAATCCGACACTCGCACTGATCGCCAGGGAAGGGTAGAAATTGGCCTTCGCCACGGTCACGTCCAGCTTGGCGGCTGACAGATCAAGCTCGGCCTGCCGCACATCCGGGCGGTTTTCGAGCAGTTGGGAAGGAATACCTGCCTGCATCAGGTCCGGAACTAGCTTTTCGAAAGTCTGGTGGTCGCGCTGAATAGGCTGTGGGTACCGGCCGATCAGGAAATTGATCCGGTTTTCGGTCTCCACAATGCGCTGCTGAATGTCGTATTGCAGGTTTTGCGTGTGTAATACCTGCGCCTGAAACCGCGTCACGGCAAGCTCTGTGACCCGCGTCGCTTCTTTTTCCATTTTAACAATCCGCAACGCATTGCTCTGTATCTCAATGTTCTTTTGCAGGATTTCCAGCTGGTTGTCCAATGCCAGCAACTCGTAATAGGAGTTAGCAATTTCAGAGATCAGATTGGTCGTCATGAAATTCTTGCCCTCCACGGAAGACAGGTACCGGGTCAGTGCGGCCTTTTTGGCATTCCGGAGTTTATGCCAGATATCGACTTCCCAGTGCGCAAAAGCATTAACCCGAAAGTCGGGCAGGAATTCGGGCGTTTCTTTTCCGGGCTTGATATCGGTAGTTGCTTCACTGGCGCCTATGTTGGTGTACCGGCCGCGTTTTTCCACGCCCGCTCCGCCTCCGAGCCCCACAAAAGGAAGGTATTCTCCTTTCCGGGCCTGGATTTCGTTGCGTGAGATCTCAATTTCCTGCATGGTGATGTTCAGCTCCTGGTTGTTGTTCAGAGCCGAGTCGATCAGCACATTCAGGTAGGGATCTTTAAAAAAGGTTTTCCAGCTTACTTTTCCCGTGTTGGCAGATTCCTGTGAGTTGTTGTAGCTCACAGGTACAGTCTTGTTTTCGGTTTTGTGTACCAAAACGGGCACACTGCAGCCGGTGTATGTCAGCGCGGTGACCGTGATCACCGCCCAGGTTACTATTCTGTTATTGCGCATCATTTTGGGTTTCTTGAGTTTCGGGAAAAGCGTCGACTGCGTGGACAAACTGTTCGGTCAGCGAGCTGTCTTCTTCATCCCTGATCATTTTTCTGCCATCGGCGAGGCTGCCGAATATGTAGTAGAGGCCGGGGATAATGATTACCCCGAAAATGGTACCGAACAGCATCCCGCCCATGGCCGAAGCGCCGATCGTCCGGTTACCGATCGCGCCGGCGCCGGTTGCAAGGATCAGGGGGATCAACCCTGCAACGAATGCGAACGAGGTCATCAGGATCGGTCGGAAACGGACCCTCGCGCCTTCAATAGCTGCATTCAGGATCGTTTCTCCCTGCTGCCGCTTCTGAACCGCGAATTCTACGATCAGTACCGCATTTTTACCCAGCAAACCAACCAGCATGATCAGTCCGATCTGAGCGTAAATGTTATTTTCCAGCCCCATCAATTTTAATAACAAAAAGGAACCGAACACCCCGACAGGCAGCGAAAACACCACAGCCAGCGGGATGATGAAACTCTCGTATTGTGCAGCCAGCACGAAATAGACGAATGCCAGTACGATCAGGAATACGTAAAGCGCCTCGTTCCCGCGGCTGGCTTCATCGTAGGACAGCCCTTCGAAGGCGATGTCGTAACCTTTGGGAAGTGTTTTGGCAGACACTTCACGAATGGCTTGAATAGCATCTGCCGTGGTATATCCTTTTGCAGGAAGTCCCTGGATAGATGCAGAATTATAGAGGTTGAACCTGGTGATCTCATTCGGGCCCTGGCCTTTTTTAAGCTTCATGAATGCCGAGTAGGGTACCATTTCTCCCGTATCGTTTTTAACAAAGAGTTTTAAAAGATCTGACGGAAGCCTGCGGAATGCGGGGTCGGACTGTACATACACCTTAAAGAACTGGTTGAACTTGATAAAGCCCTGCTCATAGGTACTACCGATCATGATATTAAGGTTATCCATGGCTTTGCCGATCGATACGCCTTTCTGCATCGCGAGCTTGTTGTCTATTTCGAGCTCGTACTGCGGATAATTGGCAGCGAAGAAGGTGAAAAGGCCGGTCAGCTCTTTCCGCTTGCCGAGGTTCTCCATGAATTCTTTGTTGATTTTATCGAACTCACTGTAATCGGTATCTGTGTTTTTGTCCAGCAAACGCATTGAAAAACCGCCCGAGGTACCAAAACCGGGAATGGCAGGCGGCTCGAAAAATTCGACCGTAGCACCAAGTCCTTTCGATTCTTCTTCCAGTTCCTCCATGATCTCCTTCACATTATGCTCGCGCTCCGACCAGGGTTTGAGGTTGATCAGACAGGTACCGGCATTGGAACCACGTCCTTCGGTCATGATCTCATAACCTGCGAGGGAAGAAACCGACTCAATGCCGGGAACTTCCTCGCAGATTTTTTGCAGGCGGCGGGAAACTTCATTGGTTTTTTCCAGCGTAGAACCAGGAGGTGTCTGGATGATCGCGTAGATCGTGCTCTGGTCTTCATTCGGAATAAAACCTGCGGGCAAAATCTTGTTTTCGTAAGCTATCCCGGCACAGAAGACGATCAATATCACGAATGTGAGTACTCTCCGGCTTACGATCCTTTTAAGCAAACTTACATAGCCGCCTGTCAGTTTGTCGAAGCCCCGGTTGAAACTGTCGAGTGCTTTGGTCAGCAGGTTTTTCTTCTTTTCGTGCCCGTGGTGGTTTTTCAAAAGCATCGCACAAAGTACCGGCGTGAGTGTCAATGCGATCAAGGCAGAAATCACGATGGAACTGGCCATGGTAATGGAAAACTGGCGGTAAAAAGTACCCACCGGACCCGACATGAATGAGATAGGCAGGAACACCGAAACCATCACCATCGTAATCGCGATAATGGCCCCGCTGATCTCGCCCAATACCTTTTTCACCGCGCCATAAGGTGATAAATGCGGCTCTTCTTCCATCTTGGCGTGCACCGCTTCCACCACCACGATCGCATCATCGACCACAATACCAATGGCTAGTACCAATGCGAAAAGCGTGATCAGGTTGATAGACAGCCCGAATCCCTGAATTACAAAGAATGCACCGATCAATGAAACGGGTACGGCGAGGATCGGGATTAATGTCGAGCGCCAGTCGCCCAGGAATATGAATACGACCAGTGCGACGAGGATAAATGCATCGCGCAATGTATCGATCACCTGTTCAATAGACGCGTCCAGGAACTGGGAAACGTCGTAGCTGATCTTGTAATCGACGCCGGGAGGGAAGGACTCTTTCATGATATCGAGCTTTTCCTTCACTTCCTCGATCACGTCGCTGGCATTACTGCCGTAATTTTGCCGCAATACGATCGCAGCAGAAGCTTTGCCATCGAGATTGGAATAGATATCGAAAAACTCACTTCCCAATTCGATCTTGGCGATGTCTTTCAGGTGGATGCTTTCCCCTTCAGAGTTGGCGCGGACGATGATGTCCTCATATTCCTTCGGCTCACTGTACCTTCCTTTGTAAGTCAGCACATATTCCAGCGATTGAGCGGCGATACCTGAGCTTTGTCCGATTCTGCCGGGGCGGCCGATGATACTTTGCTCACCCAATGCCTTCATTACTTCCTCTGTGGAAATATG
This Dyadobacter sp. UC 10 DNA region includes the following protein-coding sequences:
- a CDS encoding efflux RND transporter permease subunit, encoding MFNQFIRRPVFAIVISVMIVFIGILAIKKLPISQFPDIAPTTVNIFIAYPGASADVLVKSTLITLEQAINGVQDMRYIATDATSAGEATLRIIFEPGTDPNDAVIRVKTRVDQVMPLLPELVQREGVIITPIQPSMLMYVNLYSKDKSIDEKFLFNYATVKMIPEIQRTKGVARAQILGSRRYAMRVWLNPDRMRAYHISTEEVMKALGEQSIIGRPGRIGQSSGIAAQSLEYVLTYKGRYSEPKEYEDIIVRANSEGESIHLKDIAKIELGSEFFDIYSNLDGKASAAIVLRQNYGSNASDVIEEVKEKLDIMKESFPPGVDYKISYDVSQFLDASIEQVIDTLRDAFILVALVVFIFLGDWRSTLIPILAVPVSLIGAFFVIQGFGLSINLITLFALVLAIGIVVDDAIVVVEAVHAKMEEEPHLSPYGAVKKVLGEISGAIIAITMVMVSVFLPISFMSGPVGTFYRQFSITMASSIVISALIALTLTPVLCAMLLKNHHGHEKKKNLLTKALDSFNRGFDKLTGGYVSLLKRIVSRRVLTFVILIVFCAGIAYENKILPAGFIPNEDQSTIYAIIQTPPGSTLEKTNEVSRRLQKICEEVPGIESVSSLAGYEIMTEGRGSNAGTCLINLKPWSEREHNVKEIMEELEEESKGLGATVEFFEPPAIPGFGTSGGFSMRLLDKNTDTDYSEFDKINKEFMENLGKRKELTGLFTFFAANYPQYELEIDNKLAMQKGVSIGKAMDNLNIMIGSTYEQGFIKFNQFFKVYVQSDPAFRRLPSDLLKLFVKNDTGEMVPYSAFMKLKKGQGPNEITRFNLYNSASIQGLPAKGYTTADAIQAIREVSAKTLPKGYDIAFEGLSYDEASRGNEALYVFLIVLAFVYFVLAAQYESFIIPLAVVFSLPVGVFGSFLLLKLMGLENNIYAQIGLIMLVGLLGKNAVLIVEFAVQKRQQGETILNAAIEGARVRFRPILMTSFAFVAGLIPLILATGAGAIGNRTIGASAMGGMLFGTIFGVIIIPGLYYIFGSLADGRKMIRDEEDSSLTEQFVHAVDAFPETQETQNDAQ